The following coding sequences are from one Sphingomonadaceae bacterium OTU29LAMAA1 window:
- a CDS encoding MFS transporter has product MLPVLYCASLLSYVDRAIFSLSLQPIKAQFGFSDSQLGLLAGLAFALSYAAFSPIAGWFADRRSRKNVLIVAVTLWSAATLATAFANSFGTMFAARALVGMGEAAVMPLAVSLLSDTRSFAERGRAFGLFHSASALGTVLAMLFGGVLIGAITRMGGLSLPIFGTLRPWQSLFVAAACLGVIFVVAVGAAMREPPRRTPETSVRTEDGSVRSFVAANPLLLLTLYVSLSVVQMATITNFVWIVPALARAHGLDAATAALTVGSTAGIAMIFGSFAAGWMISKLRKGGDLAATLKVCVASAAIFACFTIPGYLTSDLTLSLVLVTIGAFFSYAPTVCAFAMMGEALPSTIRARLAGFNTMSNAVICNSMGSLLVGVLGDRLFEGQATIAHALTCVILIGTVVGSGLILVGLPIYRRRMRLLGNEGAA; this is encoded by the coding sequence GTGCTCCCGGTTCTCTATTGCGCATCCCTGCTGAGCTATGTTGACCGGGCGATCTTCTCGCTGTCACTCCAGCCGATCAAGGCGCAGTTCGGCTTTTCCGACAGCCAACTTGGCCTGCTCGCCGGACTGGCCTTCGCGTTGAGCTACGCGGCCTTCAGTCCCATCGCCGGCTGGTTCGCAGACCGGAGATCGCGAAAGAACGTCCTGATCGTGGCGGTGACGTTGTGGAGCGCCGCCACCCTTGCCACTGCGTTCGCCAACTCATTCGGCACCATGTTCGCTGCCCGGGCTCTGGTTGGCATGGGCGAGGCGGCCGTGATGCCTCTCGCGGTCTCGCTGCTCAGCGATACGCGCAGCTTCGCCGAACGCGGCCGGGCCTTCGGACTGTTCCATAGCGCGAGCGCGCTGGGAACCGTGCTTGCGATGCTCTTCGGCGGTGTGCTGATCGGCGCAATCACCCGCATGGGCGGATTGTCCCTGCCAATATTCGGAACGCTGCGCCCGTGGCAAAGCCTCTTCGTGGCTGCGGCCTGCCTAGGTGTGATCTTCGTCGTAGCAGTCGGCGCGGCGATGCGCGAACCGCCGCGCCGCACGCCGGAGACGTCCGTACGGACGGAGGATGGCAGCGTCCGTAGCTTTGTCGCGGCTAATCCGCTCCTACTGCTGACGCTCTACGTCAGCCTGTCGGTAGTGCAGATGGCCACGATCACCAACTTTGTGTGGATCGTGCCGGCATTGGCCCGTGCGCATGGCCTGGATGCGGCTACTGCGGCCCTGACCGTTGGCTCGACGGCAGGTATCGCCATGATCTTTGGCTCGTTTGCCGCCGGTTGGATGATATCCAAGTTGCGCAAGGGCGGCGATCTTGCCGCCACGCTCAAGGTCTGCGTGGCAAGTGCGGCCATCTTCGCGTGTTTCACCATTCCGGGGTACCTGACGTCCGATCTCACGCTCTCGCTCGTCCTTGTCACCATCGGCGCCTTCTTCTCTTACGCGCCCACCGTGTGCGCCTTCGCGATGATGGGAGAAGCTCTTCCATCGACCATCCGGGCCCGGCTTGCCGGCTTCAACACCATGTCCAACGCGGTGATCTGCAACTCCATGGGATCGCTGCTGGTCGGCGTTCTCGGCGACCGTCTGTTTGAGGGCCAGGCCACCATCGCTCATGCCCTGACCTGCGTCATCCTCATCGGAACGGTAGTGGGAAGCGGGCTGATCCTAGTCGGGCTTCCAATCTATCGCCGCCGTATGCGGCTTCTTGGCAATGAAGGAGCGGCTTGA
- a CDS encoding TonB-dependent receptor, with amino-acid sequence MKHHRVLLASTIMTAAVLHGSLAQAQTVGTSDPAPVAAAPAAKPQEADPTGSELADIVVTAQKRAESVQSVPISIAAFGEAQLQQSGVDDISELARITPSFTSTRQLQIASVRINVRGVGASASTAVEPSVATFQDDIYVPRPGPLIGRFYDVETVEVLRGPQGTLFGRNASVGALSIHTRKPTNKFSLDASAQVASFDTYEATTAINLPFSDKAQFRFAGLVSSYGGYARTRVGNHRFGGTDTIAARATLKLEPLNNVTWLLRGDFSTNTGDGGANIEFKPDTFTPTALANFQTRLGGIALDLNPFDRVNSNAIYNNLDDRQFGLTSDLSYETSGGLTFRLINAYRSWKNDQIDSDLAALPIQTVARNSAYRSNSQTHELQLISPSDTYLGGKLDFVGGLYYFQEDFRIGERFSFTNDFCNVVVSLASAALQPTCLSSPLLDASTAQFRQDLNSVAAYLQATYALTPTVDITLGGRYTHDDKDGSFVQRIANPAARLLRGAESSDLGFKDGRFTWRANLSWKPVRDVLLYANYSTGFKSGGFNSGGGTVALGNARVFGSELVDDYEAGFKSQWGGFLTLNANAFRMDISDYQDRGFDGVTTTVKNVGSLRQQGVEAEATLIPARGFRINGAVAYLDSEFLSYRNAAGLPGFGGTQDLTGKRNNYSPKWQGSAGAEYNFDLTASGWTASLRGDLSFISDTSLNADSNANPQAIQKGYSLLGARLTISAPDDRYSISVYGENLTDKGYCTYIFPQVLDSVFGLRDRNTGGTVYRCAVGTPRTIGARFGLKF; translated from the coding sequence ATGAAGCATCATCGCGTGTTGCTCGCCTCGACCATCATGACCGCGGCGGTCCTTCATGGATCGCTGGCGCAAGCGCAGACCGTTGGCACGTCCGATCCGGCGCCGGTAGCAGCGGCCCCTGCAGCCAAGCCACAGGAAGCTGACCCGACCGGAAGCGAGCTGGCGGATATCGTTGTCACCGCGCAGAAGCGTGCGGAAAGTGTGCAGAGTGTGCCGATCTCGATCGCTGCATTCGGAGAGGCTCAGCTGCAACAGTCTGGCGTCGACGATATCAGCGAACTCGCCCGGATCACGCCCAGCTTTACCTCTACCAGACAGCTGCAGATCGCGTCCGTCCGCATCAACGTTCGCGGCGTGGGCGCGTCGGCCTCGACTGCTGTGGAGCCATCCGTCGCCACGTTTCAGGATGACATTTATGTCCCCAGACCCGGTCCCCTGATCGGGCGCTTCTACGATGTTGAAACCGTGGAAGTTCTCCGCGGGCCGCAGGGCACGCTGTTCGGCCGCAATGCGAGCGTAGGGGCGCTCAGCATCCACACGCGAAAGCCCACCAACAAGTTCTCGCTAGATGCCTCGGCGCAGGTTGCCTCGTTTGACACTTACGAGGCGACGACGGCGATCAACCTGCCCTTCTCGGATAAGGCGCAGTTCCGCTTCGCGGGCTTGGTCAGTAGCTATGGCGGCTATGCCCGCACCCGCGTCGGCAACCATCGTTTCGGCGGAACCGACACGATCGCGGCACGCGCGACCCTGAAGCTCGAACCGCTGAACAACGTCACCTGGCTGCTCAGGGGAGATTTCAGCACCAACACAGGCGACGGCGGCGCCAACATCGAGTTTAAGCCCGACACCTTCACCCCTACCGCCCTGGCAAACTTCCAGACGCGCCTCGGCGGCATCGCGCTCGACCTGAATCCATTCGACCGTGTGAACAGCAACGCCATTTACAATAACCTTGACGATCGCCAGTTCGGTCTCACCAGCGATCTTTCGTACGAGACGTCCGGCGGCCTCACCTTTCGCCTCATCAACGCTTACCGCAGCTGGAAAAACGACCAGATCGACAGCGACCTTGCGGCGCTCCCAATCCAGACGGTGGCACGCAACAGTGCGTACCGATCGAACAGCCAGACGCACGAGCTGCAACTGATCTCGCCTTCTGACACGTATCTGGGAGGCAAACTCGACTTCGTCGGTGGCCTGTACTACTTCCAGGAAGACTTCCGCATTGGCGAGCGGTTCTCCTTCACCAACGATTTCTGCAATGTCGTGGTGAGTCTCGCCTCGGCGGCATTGCAGCCGACCTGCCTTTCGTCGCCTCTTCTCGACGCGAGTACGGCGCAGTTCCGTCAGGACCTGAACAGCGTTGCTGCCTACTTGCAGGCAACGTACGCGCTGACGCCCACCGTCGATATCACGCTAGGCGGCCGCTACACCCATGACGATAAGGACGGCAGCTTCGTGCAGCGGATTGCTAATCCCGCAGCTCGCCTGCTGCGCGGCGCGGAATCCTCGGATCTCGGCTTCAAGGACGGCCGTTTCACCTGGCGCGCAAACCTCTCCTGGAAGCCAGTGCGCGATGTCCTTCTGTACGCAAACTACTCTACCGGCTTCAAGTCAGGCGGCTTCAACTCCGGCGGCGGCACCGTTGCTCTGGGCAACGCCCGCGTGTTCGGCTCCGAACTCGTCGACGACTACGAGGCCGGGTTCAAGTCGCAATGGGGCGGCTTTCTGACCCTCAATGCCAACGCGTTCCGCATGGACATCAGCGATTATCAGGATCGCGGCTTCGACGGCGTCACCACGACCGTGAAGAACGTCGGTTCGCTCCGCCAGCAGGGCGTGGAGGCGGAAGCGACCCTGATCCCTGCTCGCGGCTTCCGCATCAACGGAGCGGTTGCCTATCTAGACAGCGAGTTCCTGAGCTATCGCAACGCTGCCGGACTGCCGGGTTTTGGCGGCACGCAGGACCTCACCGGAAAGCGCAACAACTATTCCCCGAAATGGCAGGGCTCGGCCGGCGCAGAATATAACTTCGATCTGACCGCTTCGGGATGGACAGCCTCGCTACGCGGCGACTTGTCCTTCATTTCTGATACCAGCCTGAACGCGGACTCGAACGCGAATCCCCAGGCGATTCAGAAAGGCTATAGCCTGCTGGGCGCACGCCTCACCATTTCGGCTCCGGACGATCGCTATTCGATCTCCGTTTACGGCGAGAACCTCACCGACAAAGGCTATTGCACCTACATCTTTCCACAAGTTCTCGACAGTGTATTTGGCCTTCGAGATCGGAATACCGGCGGAACCGTATATCGTTGTGCCGTTGGCACTCCTCGGACGATCGGTGCGCGGTTCGGGCTTAAGTTCTGA
- a CDS encoding GntR family transcriptional regulator, which translates to MGEKVKKTDGTVVDQTIDAMRAAIRSGQLVPGQRLVVADITAMFAVSAGPVREAIRRLTGEGLIEIVPHRGASVRRITPSDLEEIFELRGAVEGLAARLAAERGDALRAELSTIMAEMERVAVAEDIDSYLANNTAFHDLIYRMAHNERVRGLAAQLILPVYQVRLPHRMNVAALHLSHREHKVIAAALWAGNGNAAEVAMRQHILNAKEGLKKALAGKTLPLGPI; encoded by the coding sequence ATGGGCGAAAAGGTTAAGAAGACGGACGGGACCGTGGTCGATCAGACGATCGACGCGATGCGGGCAGCGATCCGTTCTGGGCAGCTCGTCCCGGGACAGCGTCTGGTCGTAGCTGACATCACCGCGATGTTCGCTGTCAGCGCCGGGCCGGTGCGCGAGGCAATTCGACGGCTCACCGGCGAGGGTCTGATCGAGATTGTACCGCATCGCGGAGCCTCGGTCCGCCGCATTACACCGAGCGACCTGGAAGAAATATTCGAGCTGCGCGGAGCGGTGGAAGGCCTTGCCGCGCGGCTCGCCGCCGAGCGCGGAGACGCATTGCGCGCCGAGCTGTCCACCATCATGGCGGAGATGGAGCGAGTGGCCGTGGCGGAGGATATCGATAGCTATCTTGCCAACAACACTGCTTTCCACGATCTCATCTACCGAATGGCGCACAACGAGCGTGTCCGCGGACTGGCGGCGCAACTGATCCTCCCGGTGTACCAGGTCCGGCTGCCACATCGCATGAACGTAGCGGCGCTTCATCTGTCACATCGCGAACACAAGGTGATCGCCGCCGCACTTTGGGCTGGCAACGGAAACGCTGCCGAGGTCGCAATGCGCCAACACATTTTGAACGCAAAAGAGGGTTTGAAGAAGGCGCTCGCTGGCAAAACGCTGCCGCTTGGCCCCATTTAA
- a CDS encoding autotransporter outer membrane beta-barrel domain-containing protein, which yields MYRLLLASSATLAIATAASAQTVVDTKRTSAVRTSTVRNGTADSVNIVATGSVVPTSGTAVTIDSNNAVTNAGTIQVTDANGGTGILVQTGVSGAITNSGKIIIDEGYTPTDVDKDGDLDGSFAQGSARTGIRTAGAFIGNIVSSGEIAIEGNDSAGIYLGGPLTGAFGHSGKANVLGDRSVGVRAAAVTGNVTLGGVITATGRDAVGARVDGNIGGALVIEGLVGATGYRSTTLPADPSKLDADDLLQGGSALVVAGDVAGGIALSGATDKVADIVSYGAAPAFRIGAADRSVTIGLIAASTPAAGLAINGRVTGSGVYSGVAATGLAIGGLGGAATIAGGVTVGGTVQANANGAAATGIRFGAGATTPELRVSGAVSATGGGAATTQSVAVLVDTGAAVPTIRNASTIRAGATGATAVAILDRSGGVTLVENSGSIAAAGGDAARSVAIDLSANTSGATVRQTAPTAGAAPSITGATRFGTGGDRLDLTAGSVSGDVAFGAGSNRLDMSGVSTFTGTATFGSGADGIAIGGTARFNGTADFAGGGADALAISGKGVFAGRLVNAGNVAVSVAAGGGTFAANGATAIGSLALGDQSILSVALDKANPTANLIQVVGATTIGTGSQLSLRVAGGIDVAGRYVVLRSGTLTGAQNLTLSTAAVPFLYKGAIVAGAANEIAVDVVRKAKTELGLNAAATGAFDAVDTAIGSDAKLAAAIRGIYDGAAFRAAIDQMLPNYSGGLFESVTLASRAAASQLREPAGAYSEEGTWGFWLSPVGYDASKAQRSTTSYDVHGWGLSSGLERKTAAGNFGVSLAYLNGRDSEGLAVNRIKHRQYELAGFWRGHWGGLSALVRGSAAFVSFDAVRQFDGVLGTETVQRRADADWNGMLYSGSGAVSYEQPIGQFSLRPVLAVDYYRLNEDAYRETGGGTAYDLTVRKRSSEELALTASLAAGINFGGANRYDQWSRIEVEGGRRERIAGALGRTTASFGSGPAFTLAPETRDSGWTGKVRAITGTTEVRLSGEVGAEQRLGDVALSARAALQFAF from the coding sequence GTGTACCGCTTGCTTCTCGCGTCATCCGCCACGCTCGCCATCGCCACCGCCGCCTCGGCACAGACTGTCGTGGACACGAAACGGACCTCCGCCGTCCGCACCTCCACGGTCCGCAACGGCACCGCCGACAGCGTCAACATCGTCGCGACGGGCAGCGTGGTGCCGACGAGCGGCACCGCAGTGACGATCGACAGCAACAATGCCGTCACCAATGCCGGCACGATCCAGGTCACCGACGCCAATGGCGGAACCGGTATCCTCGTACAGACGGGGGTGAGCGGGGCGATCACCAACAGCGGCAAGATCATCATCGACGAAGGCTATACTCCGACCGATGTCGACAAGGACGGCGACCTCGACGGCTCGTTTGCGCAAGGCAGTGCCCGCACCGGCATCCGCACCGCGGGGGCGTTCATCGGCAACATCGTCAGTAGCGGCGAGATCGCAATCGAAGGCAACGATTCTGCCGGCATCTATCTGGGTGGACCGCTGACCGGCGCCTTTGGTCACAGCGGTAAAGCCAACGTGCTGGGAGACCGATCTGTAGGCGTGCGGGCCGCGGCGGTGACCGGCAATGTCACACTGGGTGGGGTCATCACCGCCACTGGCCGCGACGCGGTCGGCGCGCGGGTCGACGGCAACATCGGTGGCGCTCTGGTGATCGAGGGCCTAGTTGGCGCGACCGGCTATCGCTCCACTACACTTCCAGCCGATCCATCGAAGCTCGACGCTGACGATCTGTTGCAGGGCGGATCGGCGCTCGTCGTCGCGGGCGACGTCGCAGGCGGCATCGCCCTGTCGGGCGCGACCGACAAGGTGGCGGATATCGTGTCCTATGGCGCGGCGCCGGCGTTCCGGATCGGCGCGGCAGACCGGTCGGTGACCATCGGCTTGATCGCTGCAAGCACCCCTGCGGCGGGGCTGGCGATCAACGGCCGCGTCACGGGCAGTGGTGTCTATAGCGGGGTGGCGGCAACGGGGCTGGCCATCGGCGGACTGGGCGGCGCGGCGACGATCGCCGGCGGTGTCACTGTGGGCGGCACGGTGCAGGCCAACGCCAATGGTGCCGCGGCGACAGGGATCCGTTTCGGCGCAGGCGCGACGACACCGGAATTGCGCGTCAGTGGAGCAGTCAGCGCCACTGGCGGTGGCGCCGCTACGACGCAGTCGGTGGCGGTGCTGGTCGACACTGGCGCCGCGGTGCCGACGATCCGCAACGCGTCCACGATTCGCGCCGGCGCTACCGGTGCCACCGCGGTCGCGATCCTCGACCGCAGCGGCGGCGTCACTCTCGTCGAGAACAGTGGCTCGATCGCCGCGGCCGGTGGGGATGCCGCCCGCTCTGTCGCGATCGACCTTTCGGCCAATACCAGCGGCGCGACCGTCCGCCAGACCGCGCCGACCGCAGGCGCGGCACCAAGCATCACCGGCGCGACGCGCTTCGGAACCGGCGGCGACCGGCTCGACCTCACGGCCGGGTCGGTCAGCGGCGACGTCGCGTTCGGTGCCGGCAGCAACCGCCTCGACATGAGCGGCGTGAGCACCTTCACCGGCACGGCGACCTTCGGCAGCGGCGCCGACGGAATCGCGATCGGCGGCACCGCCCGCTTCAACGGCACGGCGGACTTTGCCGGCGGTGGTGCGGATGCGCTCGCGATCAGCGGCAAGGGCGTGTTCGCGGGGCGACTGGTGAACGCCGGCAATGTCGCGGTGAGCGTCGCGGCCGGCGGCGGCACGTTCGCAGCGAACGGCGCCACCGCGATCGGCTCGCTTGCGCTGGGCGACCAGTCGATCCTGTCGGTGGCGCTCGACAAGGCGAACCCCACCGCCAATCTGATCCAGGTGGTGGGCGCGACGACGATCGGCACAGGCAGCCAGCTGTCGCTGCGCGTCGCTGGCGGCATCGACGTCGCCGGCCGCTACGTCGTGCTGCGATCGGGCACGCTGACCGGCGCGCAGAACCTGACGCTCTCCACCGCCGCGGTGCCGTTCCTCTACAAGGGCGCCATCGTCGCCGGCGCGGCGAACGAGATCGCGGTCGACGTGGTGCGCAAGGCGAAGACGGAGCTTGGCCTGAACGCCGCCGCGACCGGCGCGTTCGATGCAGTCGACACCGCGATCGGCAGCGATGCGAAGCTCGCCGCAGCGATCCGCGGCATCTATGACGGCGCGGCGTTCCGCGCGGCGATCGACCAGATGCTGCCCAACTACTCGGGAGGCCTGTTCGAAAGCGTCACCCTCGCCTCGCGCGCCGCCGCGTCGCAACTCCGCGAACCCGCGGGCGCCTATTCCGAAGAGGGCACCTGGGGCTTCTGGCTCAGCCCGGTCGGCTATGACGCTTCCAAGGCGCAGCGCAGCACGACCAGCTACGACGTCCACGGCTGGGGCCTCAGCAGCGGGCTGGAGCGCAAGACCGCGGCGGGCAACTTCGGCGTCTCTCTCGCCTATTTGAACGGGCGCGACAGCGAGGGGCTGGCGGTCAACCGCATCAAGCACCGCCAGTATGAACTCGCCGGCTTCTGGCGCGGCCATTGGGGCGGCCTCTCGGCGCTCGTCCGCGGGTCGGCGGCGTTCGTCTCGTTCGACGCGGTCCGCCAATTTGATGGTGTGCTCGGCACCGAGACGGTGCAGCGCCGCGCCGACGCCGACTGGAACGGCATGCTCTACTCCGGCTCGGGTGCGGTGTCGTACGAACAGCCCATCGGCCAGTTCAGCCTGCGGCCGGTGCTCGCGGTCGACTATTACCGGCTCAACGAGGATGCCTATCGCGAGACCGGCGGGGGCACCGCCTACGACCTGACGGTGCGCAAGCGCAGCAGCGAAGAACTCGCGCTCACCGCCAGCCTCGCGGCGGGGATCAACTTCGGCGGCGCCAACCGCTACGACCAGTGGAGCCGGATCGAGGTCGAGGGCGGGCGGCGTGAACGCATCGCCGGCGCGCTCGGACGTACGACGGCGAGCTTCGGCAGCGGGCCGGCGTTCACGCTCGCTCCCGAGACGCGCGACAGCGGCTGGACGGGCAAGGTTCGTGCGATCACCGGCACCACCGAAGTGCGCCTGAGCGGCGAAGTCGGTGCCGAACAGCGTCTCGGCGACGTCGCGCTCTCCGCGCGCGCCGCCCTCCAGTTCGCCTTCTAG
- a CDS encoding RNA polymerase sigma factor translates to MPPPGSPTGIEAVFLANRDRLVRFLVARGAGEAAEDLAQDLWIKVSGRMDGPISNPVAYLFRAADLLMIDRYRARRQADRRDHDWSEGQAEADPPADRVIAGRQEAARVAATLDGLGSRTAAIFRRARIDGVPQRQIAAELGISVSTVESDLRIAARALADLKERMR, encoded by the coding sequence ATGCCGCCCCCCGGATCTCCCACAGGGATCGAGGCCGTCTTCCTCGCCAATCGCGACAGGCTGGTCCGCTTCCTCGTCGCGCGCGGCGCGGGGGAGGCGGCGGAGGATCTGGCTCAGGACCTATGGATCAAGGTATCTGGGCGTATGGACGGTCCGATCAGCAATCCGGTCGCCTATCTGTTCCGCGCCGCCGACTTGCTGATGATCGACCGCTATCGCGCGCGGCGGCAGGCGGATCGGCGCGACCACGACTGGAGCGAGGGGCAGGCCGAGGCTGATCCACCCGCCGACCGCGTGATCGCGGGCCGGCAGGAGGCGGCGCGGGTCGCCGCGACGCTTGACGGACTGGGGTCGCGGACAGCGGCGATCTTTCGCCGGGCCCGGATCGACGGGGTGCCGCAGCGGCAGATCGCGGCGGAGCTGGGGATCAGCGTCAGCACGGTCGAAAGCGATCTGCGCATCGCCGCCCGCGCGCTCGCGGACCTGAAGGAGCGGATGCGATGA
- a CDS encoding FecR domain-containing protein, whose protein sequence is MTDRHIDNEALDWAIRMAEPDADWDAFMHWLEADATRSERYDRAMAMLDEATDAIAAQPAPAISAQPAQAALTRTPPIAPAAEPRGRSSHRRWIGGAIAAALTAAVGLGVWTQQPQSYTIATAAGEQRTVTLGDGSSVVLAGDSSVRLDHRNPRVATIDRGEMLFRVRHDADRPFAVQVGGLRLVDLGTVFDVKLAGERTRVAVAEGAVMVDPEDAALRLDPGQVVVAQGGTLERGETAVADVGSWTDGRLAYDDAPLAEVAADLSRQMGRRVVAGPGVASRTFRGTLNVPTVRERPALLGTLLDVTVHQDAEGWTLEPRR, encoded by the coding sequence ATGACGGATCGGCATATTGACAACGAGGCGCTCGACTGGGCGATCCGCATGGCAGAGCCGGACGCCGATTGGGACGCGTTCATGCATTGGCTGGAGGCGGATGCGACCCGCTCCGAGCGCTACGATCGCGCAATGGCGATGCTCGACGAGGCGACGGACGCCATAGCGGCCCAGCCTGCGCCAGCCATCTCGGCACAGCCCGCGCAAGCCGCCCTTACGCGGACGCCGCCGATCGCACCCGCTGCCGAACCGAGGGGGCGCTCGTCGCACCGACGCTGGATCGGCGGGGCGATCGCGGCGGCATTGACCGCGGCGGTCGGCCTCGGCGTGTGGACGCAGCAGCCGCAGTCCTACACGATCGCCACCGCGGCGGGCGAACAGCGAACCGTCACGCTCGGCGACGGCAGCAGCGTCGTGCTCGCCGGCGATTCGTCGGTGCGGCTCGACCACCGCAACCCGCGGGTGGCCACGATCGACCGGGGCGAGATGCTGTTCCGGGTCCGGCATGACGCGGACCGCCCGTTTGCGGTTCAGGTCGGCGGGTTGCGGCTGGTCGATCTCGGCACCGTGTTCGACGTGAAGCTGGCGGGCGAGCGCACCCGAGTCGCCGTGGCGGAGGGCGCGGTGATGGTCGATCCCGAGGACGCGGCGCTCCGCCTCGATCCGGGACAGGTGGTCGTCGCCCAGGGCGGCACGCTGGAGCGAGGCGAAACCGCCGTCGCGGACGTCGGCAGCTGGACGGACGGGCGGCTCGCCTATGACGACGCTCCACTCGCCGAAGTTGCAGCGGACCTTTCGCGGCAGATGGGGCGTCGCGTGGTTGCCGGGCCGGGAGTGGCGTCCAGGACGTTCCGGGGCACTCTCAACGTGCCGACCGTCCGCGAACGTCCCGCGCTGCTGGGTACGCTGCTCGACGTGACGGTCCATCAGGACGCGGAGGGATGGACGCTGGAGCCGCGCCGGTGA